In Chloroflexota bacterium, a single window of DNA contains:
- a CDS encoding pilus assembly protein: MTSPSPKHQRHRTLRAQSMVEFALSLPILLLLIMGIVEFARMLHAFLAVENAARFAVRYATSGQWDDAYCEDFQSPHPQADADTEKCSSSAEQDAARLPSIRDAARAGGAGISMGPAPSNKYSPDREKIAFFYTTICSTRDGPDDDNNDGKPYGKGEIPDFTPLGPGFPPDGDLEDCQPTEDAGGPGDKVIVMVRFNHPLITPITGLLSFYGNATGAPPGFGSQVTLRAQREGIVERFRISDVAEVGQNFSTRTETFTPTSTASHTPTFTPTSTATKTFTPTNTFTATKTFTPTNTATSTNTTAPTNTASATASPSCGILTTDSTEPLYGTGITSDGGNNRIISLLTNVSPTYDAILTSVRLDWNGGWHDQVGTLAGQTLTKYQLGNNDILDLSPDLSLSTGAINVTHTFTASAAARTISKSTNAKFKLLLALNESYLHGRDFRLTINYTVGGLNCSILVQGRYGPTVTANVPAGVVNGPFTIGANAADTGEAGSINEVVFDIYNSAGIKVLSWRETGAPYCVNGDTGGVCKTLTPGLNWPASNNSGPGGGLITNDNYTIYITAKDNDPHKQVTRIIATISLNAPTLTPSPTFTRTNTPPPTNTPGPTNTPTITRTPTKTFTPSQTFTPAPPTSTSPPSNTPTKTLVPSATFTRTNTATRTNTPTATLLFTPTYTNSPTPSKTPTPTNTRTPIPPGG; encoded by the coding sequence ATGACTTCTCCTTCACCCAAACATCAACGCCATCGAACCCTTCGAGCGCAAAGCATGGTCGAGTTCGCGCTCTCCCTACCCATCCTGCTTCTTTTGATCATGGGTATCGTGGAATTTGCCCGTATGTTGCACGCCTTTCTGGCGGTGGAGAACGCCGCCCGCTTTGCTGTGCGCTACGCCACCAGCGGCCAATGGGATGATGCTTACTGCGAGGATTTTCAATCACCCCATCCGCAAGCGGATGCTGATACCGAAAAGTGCTCATCATCTGCCGAGCAGGATGCCGCCCGCCTGCCCTCCATTCGTGACGCGGCCCGGGCCGGTGGAGCCGGCATTTCCATGGGGCCAGCACCCTCCAACAAATATTCGCCAGATCGCGAAAAAATCGCTTTCTTCTACACGACTATTTGCTCTACGCGAGATGGCCCTGACGATGACAATAATGATGGAAAACCCTATGGCAAAGGTGAAATCCCTGACTTCACCCCTCTTGGCCCCGGCTTTCCGCCTGACGGCGACCTGGAAGACTGCCAACCCACCGAAGATGCAGGCGGCCCCGGCGATAAAGTCATCGTCATGGTGCGGTTCAACCATCCCCTCATCACACCCATCACCGGTCTGTTGAGTTTCTACGGCAACGCTACCGGCGCGCCGCCCGGCTTCGGCAGTCAGGTCACCCTGCGTGCCCAGCGCGAGGGCATCGTCGAACGCTTCCGCATTTCGGATGTCGCTGAGGTGGGCCAGAACTTCAGCACTAGAACCGAAACTTTTACGCCCACATCTACAGCTTCGCATACGCCCACCTTTACGCCTACCTCTACAGCCACGAAGACGTTTACGCCCACCAACACCTTCACGGCTACCAAGACCTTTACGCCTACCAACACGGCGACCTCCACTAACACCACTGCTCCGACCAACACGGCCAGTGCTACTGCCTCGCCCAGTTGCGGCATTCTCACCACCGATTCAACCGAGCCGCTCTACGGCACTGGCATCACAAGTGATGGCGGCAACAACCGGATCATCTCCCTGCTGACCAACGTCAGCCCGACCTACGACGCCATCCTCACCAGCGTCAGGCTGGACTGGAACGGCGGCTGGCACGATCAGGTGGGCACGCTGGCCGGGCAAACTCTCACCAAGTATCAATTGGGCAATAACGACATTTTGGACCTCTCGCCTGACCTAAGCCTTAGCACAGGCGCAATAAACGTCACCCATACCTTTACGGCCAGCGCCGCCGCCCGCACGATTAGCAAGAGCACCAATGCGAAATTCAAGCTACTCCTGGCACTCAACGAGTCCTACCTGCATGGCCGCGACTTCCGATTGACTATTAACTACACTGTCGGCGGTTTGAACTGTAGCATTCTGGTTCAGGGCCGCTATGGGCCAACCGTCACCGCCAATGTGCCGGCCGGCGTCGTCAACGGGCCGTTCACCATTGGGGCCAACGCCGCCGACACAGGTGAAGCGGGCTCGATCAACGAAGTGGTGTTCGACATCTACAATTCCGCCGGAATCAAAGTGCTGTCGTGGCGCGAGACCGGCGCGCCTTACTGCGTGAATGGCGACACGGGCGGGGTGTGCAAGACTCTCACTCCCGGCCTCAACTGGCCGGCCAGCAACAACAGCGGCCCCGGCGGCGGTCTGATCACCAACGACAACTACACAATTTACATCACCGCCAAAGACAACGACCCGCATAAGCAGGTAACGCGAATCATAGCCACGATCTCGCTCAACGCGCCAACACTCACGCCGTCGCCGACATTCACCCGGACGAACACGCCTCCGCCCACCAACACCCCCGGCCCGACCAACACGCCGACGATCACCCGGACGCCGACCAAGACCTTCACGCCGAGCCAGACCTTCACGCCCGCGCCGCCGACCAGCACCTCCCCGCCGTCGAACACGCCGACGAAGACTCTGGTTCCCTCGGCGACGTTCACCCGCACGAATACGGCCACGCGGACGAACACACCGACGGCGACGTTACTCTTCACGCCGACCTACACCAACTCACCGACGCCGTCGAAGACGCCCACGCCGACGAACACCAGAACACCAATCCCTCCCGGTGGCTAA